The following nucleotide sequence is from Pseudomonadota bacterium.
CGCCTGGACCCGAAGAATGGCCCGAAAAGCTCCTGATGCTAGTCCTAGGACTGGCCTGCTTGACATCCTACAGGTTCAGCAGTACTTTCCCTTCTGAGGGAAAAAGTGCATTTAAAATTCCTATACTCCCCCAAGCGTGCACTCGTGGCTACTCCCCGGGAAGCTGTGTGGTCACCGTCACCGTCAGGCGCTCTTTTGCGCCAAACGAACCCTTGCGCAGGATGTCCAGGGAGACCTTATCTCCGATCTGTATCGTGCTGATCTCGTTTTTCAACGCACTGGCATTCCGGACTGGCTGCCCGTTCACTGCGACGATCACATCGCCTGCCTGTAATCCGGCCTTTTGTGCAGGGCTGTTCGGTAGCACATCGACGATCACCGGCCCTTGGCGGTCTGGAAGGCCGAACGCCTTGG
It contains:
- a CDS encoding PDZ domain-containing protein → KAFGLPDRQGPVIVDVLPNSPAQKAGLQAGDVIVAVNGQPVRNASALKNEISTIQIGDKVSLDILRKGSFGAKERLTVTVTTQLPGE